The genomic segment ACCGACGCTGCCAGGCGGATCGTTGAGAGCCTGGGGCGCGAGATGCTCGTGGAGGTTCGCGGCAACATGCTGGTCCTGCCGGGCAAGGACGGTTTCTCGGCAACGCAGCGACCTGACGGCCCTGTGGTCAATCCGTCCTACTGGATCTTCGAGGCGGCGCCGGTCTTCGCGGGCCTCACGCCCCAGATTGCGTGGGCGAGGATTGCCGAGGACGAGATGAAGGTTCTCGCCCTGGCTGGAGAAAACGCCGCCGGCCTGCCGCCCGACTGGGTTTCGCTGTCCTCCCGCAAGCCCAAGCCAGCCGAGGGCTTTCCGCCGGAATTCGGTTACAACAATATCCGCATCCCGCTCTACCTGATGCGTTCCGGTGCTGGCCCTGAGCGCCTTGCGCCTTACATCCGCATGGTCGGCGAGGACGGCCTGCTGCGGGTCGACGTGACGACGGGCGAGGCCAAGGAGCACCTGACCGAGCCCGGCTACAGGATCATCGGCGCGGCCTTGAACTGCGTGCTGACGGGAGAGCCGGTTCCCGCCGATTTGCAGGCCTTTTCTCCGACGAGCTATTTTGCCGCCACGCTGCAGCTGTTGACGCTCGATTTCCTGCGCCGGGATGCACCAATGTGTCTGGAGGGAGGGACTGCACGATGAAGGCACTGCTTCGTTTGCTTGTCTTGGCGATGCTTCTAGGGCAGGCCTCCACCGCAACGGCCCAGGCCCCTGCGGCTTCGGGCGAGACGGCTGCGCCGGCGCCGACCGCGCAGACAGGCACGCCCGACGAGACCGCCCTCAGATACTTCGCGCGCCAGGGCGATACCAAGCGCGTGGAGG from the Youhaiella tibetensis genome contains:
- a CDS encoding glycosyl hydrolase family 8 — encoded protein: MACVTATGLAASPAEPTITAQEWQTYRNHFVSAEGRVVDNGNNNLSHSEGQGYGLLLAVLAQDRPTFEAIWSFTRTELMVRDDGLAAWRWEEDKSPHVTDTNNASDGDILIAYALAMAGEAWNEPEKTDAARRIVESLGREMLVEVRGNMLVLPGKDGFSATQRPDGPVVNPSYWIFEAAPVFAGLTPQIAWARIAEDEMKVLALAGENAAGLPPDWVSLSSRKPKPAEGFPPEFGYNNIRIPLYLMRSGAGPERLAPYIRMVGEDGLLRVDVTTGEAKEHLTEPGYRIIGAALNCVLTGEPVPADLQAFSPTSYFAATLQLLTLDFLRRDAPMCLEGGTAR